The proteins below come from a single Agrobacterium vitis genomic window:
- a CDS encoding glycoside hydrolase family 88/105 protein: MNVDLVEYFDAYARDYQPYKGGSWCYEDGCLYAGLIALHEATGDTRWSAHLKRLVDGQLDDQGQMRDYVLTEYNIDNILPGRALIFLLKTTGDNRYRVAADRLARQLQSHPRLGAGPYWHKLRYPHQVWLDGLYMGLAFKAEYGKLAGEESMVRDALEELLVTLELTSDCVSGLYRHGYDEERLQAWADPHTGLSPAHWARAIGWLAMAMVDLYGLVPEGADKSILAEKLGELLTRLSHLRTADGRWLQVIDQPDLTGNYPESSATAMFAYASLKAARLGIAAAKAEIGAEALESLRRHAFGPNVSGRMVMKQICCVAGLGGFGGVYRDGTPAYYLSEALNDDDIKGVGPLMMAEAERLRCATHSASPALV, translated from the coding sequence ATGAATGTCGATCTGGTCGAGTATTTCGACGCCTATGCTCGTGATTATCAGCCTTATAAGGGCGGTAGCTGGTGCTATGAGGACGGTTGTCTCTATGCCGGGCTGATCGCCCTTCACGAGGCGACCGGTGATACGAGATGGTCGGCGCATCTGAAGCGGCTGGTCGATGGCCAGTTGGATGATCAGGGCCAGATGCGTGATTACGTGCTGACCGAGTATAATATCGACAATATCCTGCCGGGTCGGGCGCTGATTTTCCTGCTGAAAACGACCGGTGACAATCGTTACCGGGTTGCGGCAGACCGGCTTGCCCGGCAATTGCAAAGCCATCCGCGTCTTGGCGCCGGACCTTATTGGCACAAGCTGCGCTATCCCCATCAAGTCTGGTTGGATGGGCTCTATATGGGCCTCGCCTTCAAGGCCGAATACGGAAAGTTGGCTGGCGAAGAGTCTATGGTCCGCGATGCGCTCGAGGAATTGCTGGTGACGCTCGAGCTGACCTCGGATTGTGTGAGCGGGCTTTATCGCCACGGCTACGACGAGGAACGGCTGCAAGCCTGGGCCGATCCGCACACCGGCCTTTCGCCCGCCCATTGGGCACGGGCGATCGGCTGGCTGGCGATGGCCATGGTCGATCTCTATGGCCTGGTGCCAGAGGGCGCGGATAAGTCGATCCTGGCCGAAAAGCTTGGTGAACTTCTCACCCGGCTTTCACACTTGCGCACCGCGGATGGCCGCTGGTTGCAGGTTATCGATCAACCCGATCTTACCGGCAATTATCCTGAAAGCTCTGCTACGGCGATGTTCGCCTATGCCTCTCTGAAGGCAGCCCGGCTCGGGATCGCGGCGGCAAAGGCGGAGATTGGCGCGGAGGCATTGGAGAGCCTTCGCCGTCATGCGTTTGGTCCCAACGTCTCTGGCCGGATGGTAATGAAGCAGATTTGCTGTGTGGCCGGACTGGGCGGGTTTGGCGGCGTCTACCGGGATGGAACGCCTGCCTATTACCTATCCGAAGCGTTGAACGACGACGACATCAAGGGTGTCGGTCCATTGATGATGGCTGAAGCGGAGCGTCTGCGTTGCGCGACACACTCCGCATCTCCCGCACTGGTCTGA
- a CDS encoding Lrp/AsnC family transcriptional regulator — protein MDDLDEKLVTLLRHNGRRSISDLALETGTSRATVRARLERLERDGTILGYTVILRADTVDLGVRGIMMIEIQGHVTDKVIRALSGFPEISAVHSTNGRWDLIVELGAATLTDFDSVLRRVRLVPGITNSETSLILSTPRSTRARLSKP, from the coding sequence GTGGACGATCTCGATGAAAAGCTGGTCACGCTTTTGCGCCATAACGGCCGGCGCAGCATTTCCGATCTGGCGCTGGAAACCGGCACCTCGCGCGCCACGGTGCGGGCGCGGCTGGAACGGCTGGAGCGTGACGGTACCATTCTTGGCTATACCGTGATCCTGCGGGCCGATACGGTCGATCTTGGCGTGCGCGGCATCATGATGATCGAAATCCAGGGTCATGTCACTGACAAGGTGATCCGCGCTCTGAGCGGTTTTCCCGAGATTTCCGCCGTACATTCGACCAATGGGCGCTGGGACCTGATCGTCGAGCTGGGCGCGGCAACCCTAACGGATTTCGACAGTGTCTTGCGACGTGTGCGACTGGTTCCCGGCATTACCAATAGCGAAACCAGCCTCATTCTCTCGACGCCGCGCTCAACCCGGGCAAGGCTGTCGAAGCCGTGA
- the rocF gene encoding arginase: MECRLIGVPLQIGAGRLGCEMGPSALRIAGLGPMLEELGHRVTDLGNVAPAAFKTLSHPNPAVHHLPETVAWIETLSEVAYRESADAMPIFLGGDHALSAGTVPGLARRAAEQGRPLFVLWLDAHTDFHTLETTESGNLHGTPVAYFTGQSGFTGYFPELAEAVDPAHVAMIGIRSVDPAERAALRRTGITVHDMRMIDEHGVAVLLRAFLDKVRAANGLLHVSFDVDFLDPMIAPAVGTTVPGGATFREAHLVMEMLHDSGLVSSLDLVELNPFLDERGRTAILMADLTASLMGRQVMDRPTRDYAGSV, from the coding sequence ATGGAGTGCAGATTGATCGGAGTTCCCTTGCAGATCGGCGCGGGCCGTCTGGGCTGTGAAATGGGACCGAGTGCGCTGCGCATTGCCGGGCTCGGTCCGATGCTGGAAGAGCTTGGCCATCGTGTTACCGATCTCGGCAATGTCGCGCCTGCCGCCTTCAAAACCCTCAGTCATCCCAATCCGGCTGTGCATCACCTGCCCGAAACCGTTGCCTGGATCGAGACCTTGTCCGAGGTCGCTTACCGCGAAAGTGCGGATGCCATGCCGATTTTTCTGGGTGGTGACCACGCGCTTTCGGCAGGTACGGTGCCGGGGCTGGCGCGCCGGGCGGCGGAACAAGGCCGACCGCTTTTCGTGCTCTGGCTGGATGCCCATACCGATTTCCATACGCTGGAGACCACGGAAAGCGGCAATCTGCATGGTACCCCGGTCGCTTATTTCACCGGTCAGTCCGGTTTTACCGGCTATTTTCCTGAACTCGCCGAAGCGGTTGATCCGGCTCATGTGGCAATGATCGGCATTCGTAGCGTCGATCCAGCCGAACGGGCCGCTTTGCGCCGGACCGGCATCACCGTGCATGACATGCGTATGATCGATGAGCATGGCGTTGCCGTGCTGTTGCGGGCTTTTCTGGACAAGGTTCGGGCCGCGAATGGCTTGCTGCATGTCAGTTTCGATGTGGATTTTCTCGATCCGATGATTGCGCCCGCCGTGGGCACCACGGTGCCTGGTGGCGCGACGTTCCGCGAGGCGCATCTGGTGATGGAAATGCTGCATGACAGCGGCCTGGTCTCCAGCCTTGATCTGGTCGAACTCAACCCTTTCCTGGACGAGCGGGGCCGCACCGCAATCCTGATGGCGGATCTGACCGCCAGCCTGATGGGACGGCAGGTCATGGACCGTCCGACACGCGATTATGCCGGGAGCGTTTGA
- a CDS encoding ornithine cyclodeaminase, producing the protein MSAIANLNIVPFVSVDHMMKLVLRIGVETFLTELAEVIEEDFRRWEIFDKTPRIASHSSDGVIELMPTSDGTLYGFKYVNGHPKNMRQGRQTVTAFGVLSDVGNGYPMLLSEMTILTALRTAATSAVAAKYLARPDARCMAVIGNGAQAEFQALAFKAICGITHLRLYDIDRSASDKCLRNLEASGLAITLCHSSQEAVEGADIITTVTADKQCATILTDNMVGPGVHINAVGGDCPGKTELHRDILHRADIFVEYPPQTRIEGEIQQMAPDHPVTELWQVMTGTAKGRSDSRQITLFDSVGFAIEDFSALRYVRSKLAETGLFTELDLLADPDEPRDLYGMVLRSKASVD; encoded by the coding sequence ATGAGTGCTATTGCCAATCTGAATATCGTCCCCTTCGTCAGCGTCGATCATATGATGAAACTGGTGCTGCGGATCGGGGTCGAGACCTTCCTGACTGAACTCGCCGAGGTGATCGAGGAGGACTTCCGTCGCTGGGAGATCTTCGACAAGACGCCGCGCATCGCCTCCCATTCCAGCGATGGGGTGATCGAATTGATGCCGACCAGTGATGGCACGCTCTACGGCTTCAAATATGTCAACGGCCATCCAAAGAACATGCGGCAAGGCCGCCAGACGGTGACGGCCTTCGGCGTATTGTCGGATGTCGGCAATGGCTATCCGATGCTGCTGTCCGAAATGACCATTCTGACGGCCTTGCGCACAGCGGCGACCTCGGCTGTCGCGGCCAAATACCTCGCCCGGCCCGATGCCCGCTGCATGGCGGTGATCGGCAATGGCGCGCAAGCCGAGTTTCAGGCGCTGGCCTTCAAGGCAATCTGTGGCATCACGCATCTTCGGCTCTATGATATCGATCGCAGCGCCAGCGACAAATGCCTGCGCAATCTTGAGGCAAGCGGATTGGCGATAACGCTGTGCCATTCCTCGCAGGAGGCGGTCGAGGGCGCGGATATCATCACCACCGTCACCGCCGACAAGCAATGCGCCACCATTCTCACCGACAACATGGTCGGCCCCGGTGTTCATATCAACGCCGTGGGTGGGGATTGCCCCGGCAAAACCGAATTGCACCGCGATATCCTCCATCGCGCCGATATTTTCGTCGAATATCCTCCTCAGACCCGGATCGAGGGGGAGATCCAGCAAATGGCTCCCGATCATCCCGTCACAGAACTGTGGCAGGTCATGACCGGCACGGCCAAGGGACGTAGCGATTCGCGCCAGATCACCTTGTTCGATTCGGTCGGCTTTGCCATCGAGGATTTTTCGGCCCTGCGCTATGTGCGCAGCAAGCTGGCCGAAACCGGGCTTTTCACCGAATTGGACTTGCTGGCCGACCCCGATGAGCCCCGCGATCTCTATGGCATGGTGCTGCGCAGCAAGGCTTCCGTCGATTGA
- a CDS encoding YqaE/Pmp3 family membrane protein, whose translation MDVVRILFAILLPPVGVFLQVGIGLQFWLNILLTLCGYIPGIIHAIWVILRR comes from the coding sequence ATGGACGTCGTTCGCATTCTGTTTGCCATTCTTCTGCCCCCGGTCGGCGTTTTTCTCCAGGTCGGTATCGGTCTGCAATTCTGGTTGAATATTCTTCTGACATTGTGCGGCTATATCCCCGGCATCATCCATGCCATCTGGGTGATTCTGCGCAGGTAG